One stretch of Spirochaeta lutea DNA includes these proteins:
- a CDS encoding endonuclease MutS2: protein MNSHSIRVLEFDKILARICGYGFTSWKGKEIQADPEGEFQRTREEVVDLMGKSQALMALISHPDFPGLPFIEDFTPVINTLGVQGASLELEDFMILMPVLVSAIALVRYKTPERLEQLFSLAPDTCSVISEIFSGLPDLETLGGMLLPYFDSQGTLKEEQIPELRTIRRKIQLLNQEVLHHAKQLLSNDAAVFNSDNPVFRDGRILLPMRSDARGKYQGIVHGSSDTGQTLFMEPQSLLEQNNELMQAQVSYEIEIRKIIRTCSRVIQDYLGELSRLREFYDYFDFLVMRARWIYSIGGSVPHLSEDHLSLTGVRHPLLGNHAVPLDIRFTEGKRIIIITGPNTGGKTVALKTLGLMSLLVRAGIAIPADEGSVIPWFPRIFADIGDEQSIEQSLSTFSAHLKNLGDIIAEAKDGDLVLIDELGTGTDPREGGALSLAILEALIDHRCFGLITTHHGSIKAYAYEHDTVENASMVFDDSTLSPTFVIRYGVPGESHAIDTAQRVGFPSGIVTRAREFASEKGSRLDTLLESLQEKERALEEAGRAATHEREALGKERQTVEQLRIDLEAQAAELKKQQLSGVNDYLKDARKEIQALIQEIKASGGSVDTKQIHQKTNLLSTETHEAELAATRQLKDLRSRHLPDLIPGLRVRISGSSQTGVLVKKQKDGKWVVSAGVVKMTVAEDQLSLAEANETKVGYFTPSADQKRFFSTDQHTASGPSRTAMFTLDLRGMRLQAAIEELTRQIDDAMVQGLFFFSIIHGKGTGALQKGVHDFLGTLGCVKSFSFARPEDGGTGKTLVYLKED, encoded by the coding sequence ATGAACAGTCATAGTATACGTGTGTTGGAATTTGACAAAATTCTTGCCCGTATTTGCGGGTACGGGTTTACTTCATGGAAGGGTAAGGAGATACAAGCAGATCCGGAGGGGGAATTCCAGAGAACCCGTGAGGAAGTTGTCGACCTCATGGGTAAAAGCCAAGCCTTGATGGCGCTGATTTCTCATCCCGATTTTCCCGGGCTGCCGTTTATTGAGGATTTCACGCCGGTCATCAATACATTGGGTGTACAGGGGGCATCCCTGGAGCTTGAGGATTTCATGATTCTCATGCCGGTGTTGGTTTCCGCCATAGCACTCGTTAGGTACAAGACACCGGAGCGGTTGGAACAACTATTCTCCCTGGCCCCTGACACCTGTTCTGTCATCTCTGAAATTTTTTCCGGACTGCCCGATCTTGAAACCCTTGGAGGGATGCTTTTGCCCTATTTTGATTCCCAGGGTACATTGAAAGAGGAGCAGATTCCCGAGTTACGAACCATACGACGTAAAATTCAACTGTTGAACCAAGAGGTTTTACACCATGCGAAGCAATTATTAAGCAATGACGCAGCTGTGTTTAACAGTGATAATCCGGTTTTTAGAGACGGTAGGATTCTTTTGCCCATGCGCAGTGATGCCCGGGGAAAATATCAGGGCATTGTCCATGGGAGTAGCGATACTGGTCAAACCCTTTTTATGGAGCCCCAGAGCCTCTTGGAACAAAATAACGAACTCATGCAGGCCCAGGTTTCCTACGAGATAGAAATTCGAAAAATCATCCGAACCTGTTCAAGAGTCATTCAGGATTACCTGGGAGAATTGAGTAGGCTGCGGGAATTCTACGATTACTTTGATTTTCTGGTCATGAGGGCCAGATGGATCTATTCCATCGGTGGAAGTGTACCGCACCTATCTGAGGATCACCTGTCGCTCACTGGGGTCCGTCATCCTTTGCTGGGAAACCATGCCGTTCCCTTGGATATTCGTTTTACAGAGGGTAAGCGGATCATTATAATTACCGGGCCGAATACCGGAGGAAAGACCGTCGCCTTGAAGACTCTGGGATTGATGAGCCTCCTCGTTCGTGCCGGCATAGCCATTCCTGCGGATGAAGGCTCGGTTATCCCCTGGTTCCCGCGAATATTTGCTGATATAGGGGATGAGCAATCCATTGAACAGTCCCTCTCTACCTTTTCGGCTCACTTGAAGAACCTCGGCGACATTATAGCCGAAGCGAAAGACGGCGACCTGGTGCTCATTGATGAATTGGGTACCGGAACCGATCCCAGAGAAGGGGGGGCGCTTTCCCTGGCAATTTTAGAGGCGCTCATTGATCACCGTTGTTTTGGGCTTATTACTACACACCATGGCAGTATTAAGGCCTATGCCTATGAGCATGATACCGTCGAGAATGCATCCATGGTGTTCGATGACTCGACGCTGAGTCCAACCTTTGTCATCCGATACGGTGTCCCGGGAGAAAGCCATGCAATTGACACTGCCCAACGGGTAGGCTTCCCTTCGGGGATTGTGACCAGGGCGAGGGAGTTCGCCAGCGAAAAGGGCTCACGGCTAGATACGCTATTAGAATCACTTCAGGAAAAAGAAAGAGCCTTAGAAGAGGCTGGTAGGGCTGCAACCCACGAGCGGGAGGCCCTTGGGAAGGAGCGCCAGACCGTAGAGCAGCTGAGGATTGATCTTGAAGCTCAGGCTGCTGAGTTGAAAAAACAACAGCTGAGCGGGGTGAACGATTATTTAAAAGATGCCCGCAAAGAGATACAGGCGCTCATTCAGGAAATCAAGGCATCCGGGGGGTCTGTCGATACAAAACAGATTCATCAGAAAACAAACTTGTTGAGTACAGAAACGCATGAGGCCGAATTAGCTGCGACCCGTCAATTGAAAGACCTGAGAAGCCGACACCTTCCAGACCTAATCCCTGGTTTACGGGTGCGTATTTCTGGTTCCAGTCAAACAGGGGTGTTGGTGAAGAAACAGAAGGATGGGAAGTGGGTTGTTTCTGCCGGGGTAGTGAAGATGACCGTGGCTGAGGACCAGTTGTCCTTAGCGGAGGCCAATGAAACGAAGGTTGGATATTTCACACCCTCAGCGGATCAAAAGCGGTTTTTCTCGACTGACCAGCATACTGCTTCTGGGCCTAGCCGCACAGCTATGTTTACCTTGGATTTACGGGGTATGCGCCTACAAGCAGCGATAGAGGAGCTTACAAGGCAGATAGACGACGCCATGGTGCAAGGGTTGTTCTTTTTTAGTATAATTCATGGAAAGGGAACCGGCGCACTGCAAAAAGGTGTGCATGATTTTCTCGGCACCCTCGGTTGTGTGAAAAGTTTTTCATTTGCACGGCCTGAGGACGGGGGTACTGGAAAAACATTGGTGTATCTTAAGGAGGATTAG
- the rsgA gene encoding ribosome small subunit-dependent GTPase A, giving the protein MNEVNHRHGTVLWGANNIFALGLLSGEDPRETWECRLKGKRLKVDDDPYNPLSPGDRVMVDRHGTILERLPRANAFHRWNIKRNNLQTLAANLDQVVIMGSVGTPPFRPRFLDRALICAEYDSVTPIIAINKTDLGVTDEVLERLAVYHGLGIPVLLFSVETGEGMPELLSLLSNRVTGIVGQSGVGKSSLLQSIFPEVVIKIGEVSEKYQRGRHTTTLARMYLHWSGDGTPDLKIIDTPGVRELGMNFITPADLSFYFKDFDPYRSQCAFSSCTHDHEPGCAVTQAFEDDLIHPDRYESYLRILQELTLAKQRKYE; this is encoded by the coding sequence ATGAATGAGGTGAATCACCGACACGGGACAGTCTTGTGGGGGGCGAACAATATCTTTGCCCTAGGGCTACTCTCTGGCGAAGATCCCAGAGAGACCTGGGAATGCCGGCTCAAAGGGAAGCGTCTCAAAGTGGATGATGATCCCTACAATCCGCTTTCCCCGGGTGACAGGGTCATGGTGGATCGCCACGGAACCATCCTGGAACGATTGCCCCGTGCCAATGCTTTTCATCGTTGGAATATCAAACGTAATAATCTACAAACCTTGGCGGCAAATCTTGATCAGGTGGTGATAATGGGTTCGGTAGGAACCCCGCCATTCAGACCGCGGTTTTTAGACCGTGCCTTGATATGTGCAGAATATGATTCGGTCACACCAATTATTGCCATTAACAAAACTGACCTCGGGGTCACTGATGAGGTTCTTGAACGGTTAGCAGTCTATCATGGGCTTGGAATCCCCGTACTATTGTTTTCTGTTGAAACCGGCGAAGGAATGCCGGAGCTCCTATCCTTGTTATCCAATAGGGTCACCGGGATAGTCGGACAGTCAGGGGTTGGAAAATCCAGTTTGTTACAATCAATCTTCCCTGAGGTGGTAATAAAAATCGGGGAAGTGTCCGAAAAATACCAGCGAGGTCGGCATACAACCACCCTTGCACGGATGTACCTCCATTGGTCTGGTGACGGTACGCCGGATCTCAAAATCATTGATACTCCGGGTGTACGCGAACTAGGAATGAACTTCATCACTCCCGCCGACTTGTCGTTTTATTTCAAGGATTTCGATCCATACCGGTCTCAGTGTGCGTTTTCCAGCTGTACCCATGACCATGAACCGGGATGTGCTGTTACGCAAGCCTTCGAGGATGATCTGATTCATCCGGATCGGTATGAGAGCTATCTACGGATTCTCCAAGAACTTACCCTAGCAAAACAAAGGAAGTATGAATGA
- a CDS encoding MBL fold metallo-hydrolase produces MQAASYFSTKHLKNTYIISADNSNKTLLVDPFEIELPLFELLEKRGLIVDSVLLTHGDAQNVPALLSLPRIYGSISIYGGLDAIAGIPITNVKEMAAFRAADIEIEPIFLPGHHSDSIIYRIGSTLFTGELLEAGLVVKADESYGRALLIQCIKETLFSLPKEMVILPSQGPPSSIGIEIETNDDLQGTEERITNSYLQRLFTDF; encoded by the coding sequence ATGCAGGCAGCTAGTTACTTTAGTACAAAACATCTGAAAAACACCTACATCATCAGTGCGGATAATTCGAACAAGACACTACTTGTAGATCCCTTTGAGATCGAACTTCCCCTATTCGAATTATTAGAAAAAAGAGGATTGATCGTTGACTCCGTACTCTTGACCCATGGAGATGCTCAGAATGTTCCGGCCTTGTTGAGCTTGCCGCGTATTTACGGTTCTATCTCAATCTACGGCGGTTTGGATGCCATTGCAGGCATCCCAATTACCAATGTCAAAGAAATGGCAGCCTTCAGAGCTGCAGATATCGAAATTGAGCCCATCTTTCTTCCCGGGCATCACAGCGATTCCATCATTTACCGGATAGGATCCACCTTATTTACCGGAGAGCTTCTTGAGGCTGGCCTTGTGGTAAAAGCCGACGAAAGTTACGGCCGGGCTTTGCTCATTCAATGTATAAAAGAGACCCTCTTTTCGCTCCCCAAGGAAATGGTCATTCTACCGAGCCAGGGCCCCCCCTCCTCTATCGGCATAGAAATCGAAACCAATGACGACCTCCAGGGAACTGAAGAGCGCATCACGAATTCCTACCTCCAGCGCCTCTTCACTGATTTTTAA
- a CDS encoding pentapeptide repeat-containing protein, giving the protein MFNRKLCPIPECQNLRIPGETNCPIHRSDQTGYKEFLLTQIQECETLNDLCFSGISLSDWDLSGKQLIGCDFSNCQIEGCNFSSATLMLCFFDFTVIENTDFSGSHIMESTFAAAKISTTTFSGSDVVLTSFNGSTINECDFSASDLMYSRFINAQTRGVSFEDCNVKSTYFLNTRFEEVSFRYANREEAIYDRQ; this is encoded by the coding sequence ATGTTTAACCGCAAACTCTGCCCCATTCCCGAATGCCAGAACCTTCGAATCCCCGGTGAAACCAATTGTCCCATTCACCGCTCTGACCAGACTGGATATAAAGAGTTCCTTCTTACCCAAATCCAGGAATGTGAAACCTTAAATGATCTTTGTTTTAGCGGCATATCATTGTCAGATTGGGATTTAAGTGGAAAACAGCTTATCGGATGCGACTTTTCCAATTGTCAAATCGAGGGATGCAATTTTTCCTCTGCTACCCTCATGCTCTGTTTTTTTGATTTCACGGTCATAGAAAATACCGATTTTTCCGGGTCGCATATCATGGAATCAACCTTTGCTGCGGCGAAAATTTCAACAACTACCTTTTCTGGCTCGGATGTCGTATTAACGAGTTTTAACGGAAGCACGATCAATGAATGTGATTTTTCTGCTTCTGATTTGATGTACAGCCGATTCATCAACGCCCAGACTCGGGGAGTATCCTTCGAGGATTGCAATGTGAAATCCACATATTTTCTCAACACACGGTTTGAGGAGGTCAGTTTCCGGTATGCAAACCGTGAAGAGGCCATCTATGACCGGCAGTAA
- the murI gene encoding glutamate racemase, whose translation MKPVVFIDSGVGGLPYLWELRSRAPGQSLVYVADQQNFPYGTKSVEELQGLLHELLLEICRVWDPQIVVLACNTASVVGLEYLRAEFPEITFIGTVPAVKPAALNSVNRAIGVLSTTRTSQDPYLLDLIRRYAADCLVHITPLDPLVALVESGQHRNPAVLREILQPVIEEYQEAGIDRVVLGCTHFIHADAELARLFGPGISLVDSRKGVINRVMSFLRKISPAIEYDEAPETGHAPWLYHRGRGNPGAVYQQLLTDAKLRRWCKETVYE comes from the coding sequence ATGAAGCCGGTGGTTTTTATAGATTCAGGCGTAGGGGGATTGCCCTACCTTTGGGAGTTGCGTAGCCGTGCCCCGGGTCAGTCCCTGGTGTACGTAGCGGACCAGCAGAACTTTCCCTATGGCACCAAATCAGTAGAAGAATTACAAGGCTTGTTACATGAACTTCTCTTGGAAATCTGCAGGGTTTGGGATCCTCAGATTGTGGTACTGGCGTGTAACACCGCCAGTGTTGTTGGACTGGAGTATCTCCGGGCTGAATTCCCTGAAATTACCTTTATCGGAACCGTTCCCGCGGTAAAACCTGCAGCTCTGAACAGTGTAAATCGGGCCATCGGGGTCCTCTCGACCACCAGAACCTCCCAGGATCCGTATCTTCTTGATCTCATCCGTCGCTATGCCGCCGACTGTCTGGTGCATATCACGCCTCTGGATCCCCTCGTGGCTTTGGTTGAGAGTGGTCAGCATCGAAATCCTGCGGTGCTCCGGGAAATTCTTCAACCGGTCATTGAGGAATATCAGGAGGCGGGTATTGACCGGGTGGTTTTGGGGTGCACCCACTTCATCCATGCGGATGCCGAGCTGGCTCGGTTATTTGGTCCGGGCATTTCACTGGTTGATTCCCGGAAGGGTGTGATAAACCGGGTCATGAGTTTTTTGCGTAAGATTTCTCCTGCTATAGAATATGATGAAGCACCTGAAACCGGCCATGCACCATGGTTGTACCACCGGGGGCGTGGAAACCCTGGTGCTGTATACCAGCAGTTGTTGACTGATGCAAAACTTCGCAGGTGGTGCAAGGAAACGGTTTATGAATGA